The segment CACCTATTCTTTTCCCGTTAACGCAATACGTCTGCCTGCCTCTGAGGCAGCTCTCGCAGCTTCCGTCAAAGAGTCTAGTGTAAACCGCAACCCTGTCCCCTGGAGAGACGTGAGTCACCCCTTTACCTACCTCTTCGACAACCCCGAAGAACTCCGATCCAGGTATATGAGGAATTGGTGATACCGATAGGACCTCGACGCTCATCAAATCCACAGGATTGATTGATGCTTTCAATACTCTCAATTTCACTTCGTTATCTCCTACACGAGGTTCTGGAACTTCCCTCAACTCTAAGTTATCTATCCCCCTTCTTTCATAGAGTATTGCCCTCATATCAGGCATTCTGAGATATAAGGATAAGAACTTTTTTAGTTCCTGGGATTCTGAGGGATGAGTTCAGTGAGACTACTCGTTTTAAAGCAATGACTTTCAATCTTATCAAGAATCATACAGGCGGCTTTATTCCTCATCTTCTTTCTCTTCATGAAAGGAAGCTTGACGAGCTCATCCTTACTGTTAATTTGGACATGATCCCCTAGCATTTCGCTTAATGTCTTTCGGTAGTATGGTATACGTTCCTAACACATAGGAAAAAGTTTAATTGTCATCTTTCTTATTGCACCTATGAGCTTACTCCTTAAAATGAATAGAGTCACATCAAGAGTCCTAGTTATGCTCCTAACTATGTCATTTAGGTTCCTCTCACTTCATCAACTCATGTTCATTGTGATTCCATTTCTCCTCGATGGAGGGTCCAATTCCTTCTTTTTAACTAACATAGCTCTAATTCCAGTCGCTGCGCTCCTCCTCCTAATTTCGCTGATAGTGTACTTGGTCAGAAAGATCAGAAACAGGTAATCTTTTTTATATACGTTGATTTATTTTTTACCATTTTTATGTTAACTCTATTAGGTATCACAAGTACCTCAGTCCAAACTTATTAGCTCATGAAAACGATGATCCATTAGTCCATATTTAGTTAAATTTGTGAGGACTCTCCATGAAGCCGTAAGCGGTTGATAGGAACATTTGCTTTCCCTATTTCTTTAGCTCTACGATCAATAGCTAGAACTTTCCGTTTACCCATAGAACCAATTTTAAAACGTGCCTCGATCTGGACTAAAAAGGCTAAGCTAGTAGCCTAATCTTAGGACACGATCTAGTGTCTTGCGTACCTTTACGGTTCAAGATAATCGTAAGGAGCGAACTTTAATCCACTTTAAATATGCCTATGGGCTTTCTTCGATTTTTAAAACCTCTCGAAATTCATCAGGAGAGGAAATCCTCCCTTTCTCGAATACGATCATTAATTTTCCCTTAGAGTCTAACCAGATGCGTCTCTTTATAAAACGCGTTCTCCAATAAGGCAGGGTATATGATATAGCTAAACGTGCTTAGCTTAATGTGAAAAAGTCAAACTTTATGCTCGCATTCTCTGAAAAAGAAAACGTTTCCAGCTAACATGTTTTTATTGAGCTTAAACCTTAACATCTTCAAAGTCAGGATCTTTAAAAGATAACGGCTTAGTTTCTCATTGATTCGTTGTAAGCGCGCTCTACGTATTTACCAGGGTTCATTATGTCGTTGGGATCAATGATCTCTTTTATCCTTTTCATGATTTCTAGGACCTTGACTCCGTTATGTTTCGCCAACTGGATTGCCATCAGTTTAGTTTTTTGAACCCCTATTCCGTGCTCTCCTGATATCGATCCACCTAGTTCTATAGCTATTTCGCCCACTTTTTCAAACAGCTCTAATGCGACCTCTTTCTCTTCTAGGAGTATGTTAGGATGTAGGTTTCCATCGCCTATGTGGGCTATAACAGGCATCCTTACGTTAAACTTCCCTTCAAGCTCCTTTAACTTACGAATAGCATCCATGAGTTTCGATACAGGGACAACTATGTCCTCGACTAGCATTTCCTTCGCCGAAGCCTTAAGGGCTATAGCGGCTTGGGCCCTTAATGAGTAAACTCTCTCCCACTCCTTATCGCTAAGCTCGGTTAGATCTCCGTCCCACTTCCTGATTATATTTCTGATACTTTCCAAGTCCTGATCCTCAATCAATAGAATGAGCATCCCTCCCTCAGATTCCTTTAGCCCGGCATTCAAATGGACGTTTAGAGTTTTCAAAACTTCAGAATCCATAAATTCAGCTATCTCCGGCATTATCCCCGATTTCCTGATGTCCGAAATGACGCCAGCCGTTGAGTCCAAACTTGGCATCGATACGAGCAAAGGAATTAGCTTTCGTTTAGGTAGTGGAACAATGCGAAACCAGATCTCTGTTATCACGCCAAGAGTCCCTTCGCTACCTACGAATAGGTGAGTCAAATCGTAACCTGCTCTATTTTTCCTTAATGGTTCCCCTATCTTAACTATCTCGCCAGTGGGTAACACTACTTTCAGCGCTAGCACCCAATCTCTGAAAGTCCCATACTTTACACCCCTCATACCTCCAGAGGAGTTAGCTACAGCACCCCCTACAGAGCATAGAAAGAAGGACGCCGGATCTGGAGGTAAGAAGAACCCTCTCTCCATCAACTTCTTGTTTAAATACTCAAGGTTCACTCCAGGTTGGGTTCTCACATACCAATCTACGTCATTTATCTCCAAGATTGAAGACATGTACTTCATGTCAATAAGGATGCAACCCTCGCACGAGACCGCACCGGTTAGGCTTGTGCCCGCCCCCCACGTGACGATTGGAATCCTTTTCCTGTTAGCGTAATCTACGACCTTTACTATCTCCTCCTCTGTTCTAGGATAGACAATAACGCCGGGTTTGACCTTGTAGCTTAGGAAGTCTTCCCTTGACTCTTTCGAAGTGGTCAAATTAAGCTCCTTCATTTCCTTCTCCAGATCGAAGCCCTCCATAGATTGATGCTGGATCACATATTTAATAAATTATGTCATTGAGTAGTTAAAGGCAGAGAGTTAAGCTAAGCTCGGCTCTAGAACTCTAGCTTTATTGGCATAGATATTTAAAAATACCTAGCCTCTCTCTTTTATGAGATTCCTCCTATTAGGATTGGGCTTCATCTCAACACATGTGGCTCTAACGTTGAGTGAACTGGGAGAAGATGTTACCGTAACATATAGGAATCTAAACCCAGTTAAGGAAGAGTACATAAAAATCCTAAATAATAAGGTAAATTTAGTAAAGCTAGATCCCCTATCTTCAGAAATTGAGAAACACGTCAAAGGCTCGGACACTGTTGTAAACTTTATAGGAGAAATAAAGGGATCGGAAGACAGATTGAAATTAGCTAACGTGGAAGTGCCTAAAAGATTGGCGGAGTTGAGTTTTAACTTTGGGAAAACGTTCATTCACTTGAGTGGAGCCACTTCCACAGGGGCAACTGGGAAGAACGTCAAGGAGGAACCAGAACATTGTAAAGATAGCTTAGCTACTACACAGTTCGAGAGAAGCAAGTGTAATGGAGAGAAGGAAATAATGAGACTCGCAATTGAGAAAGGAGGTGACGTTACGATATTGAGGCCTACTTTAGTCTACGGTAGATACGCTGCCCACATTCAATTTGTTACAATGTATAGACTTTCTAAACTTAGGATCATACCTGAACTAAACTTAGATATGGCTACCGTAAACGCCTGGTCGATTGGTAAGGCCATTCACAAGTTGGGAAAGGTAACAGGAAGGAGATATCTTTACGCTACAGAGTGTGGAAGCGTCAAAGTCTCTAAGTTTTTTGAGATCATGGCAGAATCGCTCAATGGAGGAGTGAAGATCCCAATTCCAACGATCTTTGCCAAACTGGCCCTCCCTGCTGAGATCAGGAGTCTATTAAGGTACTCGGGTACTACCTACGATTGCTCTAAATTTGAGGGCTATGCAGGAGAGCTAAAGTTCGATGAAAGCGAAATAAAGGAAAACGTCAAATTTCTAAAACAGTTGGACAGAGAGGGGAAACTCGTCCCTACTTAATACTTTCTTATCATTAACGTCGCTAATATCTCCGTGTAGGGTATAACGAATAGATTGAGGATAGGAATCAGTGATAATATAGCACCTAGGAGAAGCACAACCGCAGACGCTCCGTCCTTGGAGAAGGACTTCGAGTACCAATCTATCGCTTCTCCGATTCCCGCCTTATATCCGTTAACTATGGCTGAGGCTATAACGTATATTATGATGAGGAGAAGTCCTTCTATAAGGATTGCGCCCGGCACGAAAAAGGTAGAGAACAAACCGTATATCAACCCTACTATTAGTGCAGACGGTAACAGTTTCTCCTTAGTATTTAGTGTACTCTGCCATGCTAAACCTAGGTCAGGTACCCCTCCGCTTACTACCGCTCCTGCCTCATACGCTTCAACCAATATTAGAAAAGAATATATTACGCCTGATATAAATCCTATTATAAAAGCCGTAACGTGAATTACACCAAATGACAATCCAGCGAAAGCTAACAGAGACGTTAATCCGTTTAGAACGAAGGCTATTATTATTGAGATTATCAAGGCTATAATAGTTGGGATTATCATTCCTAGATTCTTAGTGAAGAAATCTATCGCCTGAAGATAGAGAGGCCTGTAATTATAGGAGGGCCAACCATATCCTTTGAAAAAAGATCTGACCGTTTTCGGTGCTATTCTGAAGTTAATCATTACGAGTTTGAATCTTTCATTTTTATAAAGTTAACCACAACTACGTTATTAAGTCACTATAGCTCAATTTTTAGCCGGAATCATAGGGTTATTCGAGATCAGATATAGGAAGGGAGATGAAAAAGGGATGGATTTAACTATTTGATCATTATAAATAAGTCATGGAACAGACTACGATAAGGACAAGTGCGGGAGTAATTCTACACGGGTTGAAGGAAAGAGGAGTAGATAAGATTTTCATGGTTTCGGGCACGGATTACGCCGCCTTCATTGAGGAGAAAGTTAGAGATCCATCTCTTCCAGATTTCGTCGTAGTTCCCCATGAGATAACAGCCGCTTCGATGGCTTTAGGATACTCCCTCGCAGGAAAGCTCGGCGTAGTAGCGGTACATACGATACCTGGCACTTTAAACGCGTTAGGTGTCATAAGTAACGCGTTCACTAGTAGAGTACCGCTCTTGGTATTAGCAGGGAGATCTCCGTACACTGAGGAAGGGAGTCCCGCTAGTAGGAATTTGAGAATTCACTGGACTCAAGAGGCTAAAGACCAAGGAGAACTAGGGAGACAATATACAAAGTGGGACTTCGAGATAAGAGATCCGTGTCAAACTTCTACAGCTCTAAGTAGGGCAGTTCAGATAGCGCTTAGTGAACCTAGAGGACCCGTTTACTTAACAGTGCCTAGGGAAGTAAGCATCAAAGAGGCGAGATCTAATCAAGTTACGATGAGTCCTTACGAGCCGGGACCCTCAAGGAAGTCAATCGGGGAGGCTGAGAGGTTAATCAGCGAATCTGAAAAGCCCGTAATAATCGCATGGAGAGCAGGGAGGAGAAGAGAGTGGTATGACGCTCTACAAAGATTTGCCGAAAAATTAGGTGCTCCGGTTTTAAATTATGTTGGAGAGGTTGTGAATTATCCGTCTAAGGGAAAATTAGCACTAGACAGACTGGATTTGAGGGAGGCCGATCTACTAATAGTAGTGGAATCCGAAGTTCCCTGGATACCTAAAAGAGTGAAGGTTAACAGTCCAGTAATAAAGATTGACGTAGAACCTTCACATTCCTACATACCGTATTATGGGTTCAGATGTGACGTCTGCATACAATCAACTCCATTGGCCTTAGATGAACTCCAAATAAAGGGAAAAGATAGGTGGACTGAGGAGATTGAGGAGAGAGTGAGAAGACAGAGAGAGGAGAAGACGGTAGAGGTAACTAGATTTCAGAGCTCTCAAAAGGTTCATCCAAGACTCCTCTCCTGGTACGTATCTCAGCTCCACTCTACGATAGTGAACGAGTATCCATTTAACCCGAGATATGGCGATTTTGAGTTCGGCCAATATTTTGGCGACTTAGCCGAAGGATATCTGGGATGGGCTTTGGGAGCTGGATTAGGAATTAAAATGGGATCAGATAGGGACGTCATAATAACCACAGGGGACGGATCATTCATTTTTGGGGTGCCTGAGGCGTTCTATTACGTCGCGGCGTCCTATTCATTGCCTGTAATGGTGGTTATCTATGATAACGGCGGATGGTTAGCTTCTGCCGAGGCCGTAGAGGAGGTTTTTCCAGAGGGACTAGCTAAAGCTAAAAAGGTATTTCCAGGAGCGGATTTTAAGAGATATAACATTGGTGAAACGGTAAAGGCGTTTGGAGGATATTTTAAGTTAGCTGAATCTCCGGACGAAGTGAAGGCTGCATTAAACGAGGGATGGCATAACGTAAAAAAGGGAAACATCTCGGTTGTCCAGGTCATAGTTGAAAAGGTCAGATAATTTAGATTTCCTCCCAGAGAGTTTTGACTCCTCTAACCTCTAAAATATACAATTTTTTGTCCTGTAACGCCCACTCTAGGTTAACATGCTTTCCGAAAAACTGCTCAATCCTTAACGCCAAGTTAGTCAACTCAATGACTTTATCGTCGCTTAGACTCTGTTCTAACGCTTTACTTCCTAGGGGAATTTCCCTTATACCTCCCGTTTTTCTATCAAATTTTAACATCACGTGTTTATTACCTAAGCTTTTTTGAGCTATCACCCTATCTCTTTTAGGCAGCTCGAATCTATCGGGAGTGACTAAGCCTCGTGTAACGGCTTGACCTAAACCCCAAGAAGACTCTATTATAACCCAATTAGGATTTCCGGTGATTGGATGAATGGTGAAGACCGTGCCCGCACTTTCGGGATCTATCATCTCTTGAACGAGTACGGCTATCTCTACAGGACTACCCTGCGAAATAGTATAGACTAATGACTTAGGGTTAAAGAAACTAGCCCACGCCTGCTTAATGTAAAGTGGAAGGTCAACCTTGTTCACATAGAGGAAAGTGTCTATCCTTCCAGCAAAGCTTGGACCGGATATATCTGAAGTGATGGTAGGCCTTACTGCAACTAAGTCCGTAGACAACTCACGTGAAAAGTGCTCGATCTCCAGTGAGATATCAAGAGGCAACTCTGTTTGAAGCACTATATCCCTTATCGTTTCGTATCTCTTTGATAGATCCCTTGGATCATCTAGATCTACTCCTCTCAATATTTCGCTTATTTTATCCTTATTTAACTCCATAAATCTTCTAAAGGCGGACCTCGTTATCACAAAACCCCAAGGAACCCTTATCCCTTGCCTAGTGAGTTCACCTAGGTACGCAGCTTTCCTTCCTACCGACCTTACCATGTTAGTTGATGATTGATCGATACTGAAGACATACATATTATTTGATAAATAGATCAAGGTTTTAAAGATGTCCTGAACTTACAAAGTATTGAAAAAGGTTTTTGTTCTCATAGAGTTTTTTCTAACTCATCTGAGGATATGACCGGGAAGAACGCTTTCATGTTCATTAGTGACCTCTCATGTCCTTCCTTGTTAAACGATGATACTGCATCGCTGACTATAACCGGGAGGAACCCTAAGGCGAAAGCGTGCCTTGCGCTAGTCTCCACTCCTATTTCTGTCGCTATCCCAGTGAACAAGATAACGTTTCTCCCAGAGTTTCTCAGGAGCAATTCGAAGTTAGTCCCTACAAAAATGCTCCACGTGTTCTTTGGAATAACGATGTCGTGCTCAGACGGCTTTAAGTAGAGCTCAAGGTCCTCTTGTGACATTTTGAATTGCCTAGACGTGGCTCTCATGGCGAAAGGCTCAAAACCCTCAGGATAGGGGGTAATTCTGGTGAACACTACAGGTATTCTGTGGTTCCTGGCAAAGTTAAGTGTTCTTTCCAAAGCCCTTAAGAACTCATCTCTATTGAATATCCCTTTAACTAATCCGTTTTGGACATCCCATACAACTAGTATGGAATTGTTTTGATTGAGTGTACCTTTTATGCTCATGGTTACCTATTTACAGACTATAAATAAAAATTTATTTTTAGTTAGAAATTGTCTTAGATATATCTATAAAACTGATTATCTTAAATGTACCTTTTGACAAGTTGCTCAAAGTCGGAGTAGTCCGATGTTCTTTCTATGAGTAATGTTACGACCTTAGGTAGATCGGATATCATCTTGGGATTAACTTGAACTGGAAGTCTCTTCATTACGTATTCTGCAGAACCTTGGGGATCTTGTTTCATAATGTCTATCCCTTCCTGATAGGCTGAGATGAAACCTTCACGATCTCCATTCACATGAACTCCACAACTCCCAGGGATTCCTAAAAGCTCCTCAAAGGTCTTTCCTTTGCTTATGACCGAGGCCACCACTATTGAGTCAACCTCTCCGTTTTGAAGCATCTCTTTAAGTTTCCCCATATCATCAGAGTAAACTAGTTGACTCTTGAGGCCCTTCTTATCCAATAGAGCTCTAGTTAACACATCCGCTGCACTCCCTTTCCTCCAAACTCCCATCCTGTTACCTATATCAGGGGAGACAACCATCAAACCCTTAATTGTTATATAGTCTAATCTTAGACCTCTCCTTACGAGTGAGACGGTAGAGTCAAGGATCACGTCAGCCTTACCTTCCTTTCCGAAATCTATCAGGATATCGTGATTCCTCATGGTCGCGGCAATCATAGGATAGGAAACAGGACCTGGGGCAGCTAACACCTTTAACATGTTTATCACATAGGTATCATTGATACCATTTAAATAGTTTCTCCTATTAGTTAGGTCTTTGATTATTTGTTACTTAACCTTTTGATTTAAAGTTTATACCTAGTTAATTTTTTAGGCTAACTTTACCATCGCAATTATAATGTCCTGTCCAAAAATCCTTGTTCTATTCTATGGTTATGGAACCATAGTAGATCTAGCCTCATATATAGCGGAAGGGGCTAAGGCTGAGGGAGCTGAAGTCAAACTAGCTAGAGTACCAGAACTGTTCCCTAAGGAAGTGGTGGAAAAGTTCAATGTTGATTGGAACAAGATTCAAAGAATACCGGAGGTAAGCATGAATGATCTTGAGTGGGCCGATGGACTGGTCATAGGATCTCCCACAAGATACGGTAATATGACAGGTCAAATGAAGTTCTTCTTAGATCAAACTAGAGATATCTGGCTTAAGGGAGGACTGTACGGTAAGCCTGTGGGCTTCTTTACTGAGGCTTCTACAATTCATGGAGGACACGAAACTACAATCTTGGCTATGAGCACTTACGCTTATCATCACGGCATGATTATAGTTCCCCTGGGATATGGAATAAAAGAGATTGCCACAACGAGTTCTGGTGGGTCACCTTACGGCCCTAGTCATTTGGGCAGCTTAAAGGAACTAGATGAAAGTGAGAAAAACATAGCTAAGTTTATGGGAAAAAGGGTGACCGAAGTGGCTAAAAAGCTCAGATGTTAGCCCTCCTTCCGAACTTTTTTGTTCTGGATCTAGATCTTTGAATCGCCTTAAATTCTACAATTCTAGATAAAGCCTCCTTCGGATTACTCACTCCCTTAAGGATTTCAGCCAAACCCTTCTCTCCTATGTAGTTCAGCCACGCAACTATGTGTCCCTCCTTGAGATGATATTCCACACAAGCAGGATCCTCTTTTGAAAGCCTAATCAACTCCGTCTCTAGGTCATTTACGTTTCTAGCCTGTCCTACCACTTTTTCATAACTTTTGAAATAAAACGGTTCCATAATGTTGACTTAAAACGAATAATGTTTATAACCCTTTCTGTAGGTCGGACTCCTTAACTACTCTCTCTAAATCACGACCCTTTGACTCTGGAATGACTAGGAGAGCAATTACAGTTGAAATTAGTGCTATTCCCGCATAAAATCCGACCATTATACTAAGACCCAGATGAGAAAGTAAGAGCGGGAACGCTGTAACGTTTAATGCGGTGGCTAACCTGTCTACGCTAACGCTTATAGCCTGACTGGTTGCCCTAACTTTTGTAGGGACTATCTCAGGGGTTACCATGGCCGAACCAATAATTGAGGCTGGTCCGATAGCCGAGAAGAAGTAATTCAGCATGTAGAACGAGAAGCCTAGGAGAGCTGCTTCTCCTACAAGTTGAGATGTGCTAAGCTCACTCCCTCTTAGCCCAAATAAAGCGGGATGGGAAAGTAGAAGAGAGTACGCAAATAACCAGATCGCTACGCCGGCGTAGCCTATAGCTATAAGCGGCTTCCTACCGATTTTATCAATTAAGAAAATACATATCAATTGCCCTGGAATCCCCGCTAGGAACTGAGCTACGTAGGTAAAGTCTATTGGAGTTAACCCTAGGTTTGAAGCGATCGTTATAGGACCGAATATCGCAAAAGTTGAGGAATACATATCGTATAAGAGCCATAATACTGAAGCAGCTACTATAAGAATCGCAGATGACGTGAGCCTCCTTAGGAACGGTGTGCTATCTTTAGACGTCAAAATGGGTTTTCCTAACTCTCTCTCTATTTTCTTCACGTCCTCGTGTTCCGGTTTAACTCTAGAAACGAACATCATAGTTTCGTATATTCTTCTCCTTAGGAATACAACAGATATAGCTGGCACAGCCCCAAATCCTAAGACTATTCTCCAGAGCAACGCCGAGGGTAAACCGACAAGTAAACCCACTTGTTCAACGAAGGCTGCGAGTACAGCCCCTAGCCCCCACATTACTGCGAAAGTAATGACCATCATCTTCCCTCTGCTTTTACCTTCGGAGTTCTCTGCAACTATAACTGGGGAGAGAACGTAATCTGCCCCTATCCCTATTCCTAAAATTAGCCTTGCCAAAAAGAGCTCCACATAAGATTGTGAGAAGGCCTGTAATCCAGCGCCTAGTGCCATTAACGTCACGTCAAGGCCATAAATTCTTTTCCTTCCTATCCTATCCGCTGAGATCCCGAAGATCAGAGCGGACAGAGCGGCCCCAAAGTAGGAACCGGCAACCAGAAGACCCAACTGATCGCTGGTGAACTTTATCGATGAGGCTATCAAAAACGAGGCCAAGGATATGGAATATAAATTATACCCATCTGTAAGCACTCCCATACCTGATACTATTACGTTCCTCCATGAGAGTGAGACCATATCAATTAGTGAATACCAACGCTTAAAAAGTCTTAGTATCTACTCACTGAAATAATCATGCTTTAAGCAACTTCTCTACAAAGGCCAAAGTTCCTCTCCTCTCCACGTCAAGGGTGAAGAAGGCGGTCCATCCACCCAAAAGCCATCCACCTATTACGTCATAAGGCCAGTGTACCCCAACATATACTCTAGAATAAGATACCAATACAGCTTCAATCAACATTATAATCCATAGCCACCTAGGAGCCATCTTCATTAAGACCAGCGCACCGTCACTAACTATTAACGCGTGCCCAGAAGGAAAGCTATAATCGGTTGGTGGTGGGACCAACAGATAGTCAGGATGAACGTACAAGAATGGTCTCCCCTGCGCTACAGCGTATTTAGCTATTTCGCCCACTATGATAGCCAGGATAAAGGACGCAGCTAGAGTAATAGCTATCCTTCTGGTCTTCCTGAAGATCAGGAGTGCTGCAGTCAGAGGTATCCACACGTATTCTCTCCCATACTTAGTGAGGAAAACCATTATCGGGTTTAGCGAAGACACTTGATGATAATTAATTACTTTAAATAAGAGAATATTAAGAGGCATTCCTGGTTCTGATACCAATTTCACGGATATAGCTATAATAAGAAAGGCTATCAGCAGGAACCAATAATATTTCATAGAGAAGTGAAAACTTTTACGCCAAATAAATATCTTTCCGTTATACGGGCTATCGTGTTTTTTACATTGCCAATATTTTGAAAATCACTCAGCCTTGACTTGAAAAGTTTTCTTTCCTTCAACTCTGATAAGATCCCCTCTAGATACCTTAACAGGACCTATAAAGGCTCCACAAGATATGTAACCTGACTGATTAGGCCTAACTACTGATAGAGGATTATAGTCTGGAGATCCCTCACCCATCAGCTCTCCGTTTAAGAACAACTTAAAGTGTCCATAAGGGGGCTCTATCTCTTTCCCAATGAATAGCCTGCCTGCGAAGGCATCGTCAGCTATCATATAATGTTTTGGTAGATCCCACGTTGTGAATCTTGTGGCTGGAATTTCCAATCCTATGTAGGTCTTCTTAACCCTACCGTTTTCGGCAAACGCTATTATCTCTACCTCAAGTTTATGTGTGTCAAACCACAGTTCGAGGGGGCCCTTCGTTATCATAGGCTTCGTTAGGACCCCCCATATACCAGATTTAGTTACCTTATAACCTCCTAACCCCTCCTTTTCGATGAGAAGTTGAGAGAACTTCTCCCCAACATTTTTGGCTTCCTCCTCCTTTAATTCAAACGGTTCTATCTGCTTTCTGGATAGGTAAGCTTGAAACAACAGTTCTGCCTTTTCCATAGGATTTACTCTAAACTAAACGTTTAAAAGCTATGAAGACTAACGAGATCAATGATAGCCTGCACCAGGGACTGTTACGATACTTGTATTTTCGATGAACAGTATAAACCCTTTAGCTTTGACCCCACTATGGGGTTCACCTGCTCAAGGGGCAGAACTGACCTGATGAGAAATGATATTAACAGAGTGGATTCAGCCTATATAGATGGAAAGGAGGTACCTATAGACCAAGCGATAACCTTCGTTTCCAAAAGAATTAAGGAAACGAATCCTGATCAGATATTGCATGTAGAATACGACGGAAATCAAGGACTGCTGACTTGGTATTACCCAGCCAGGTTATGGAACGTAATAGGGGCAACGAGCACCGATTATTCCATCTGCAGCCTGGAAGGCCATGAAGGGATAAAGGCCCATTATAAGACAAGCATGGGAGCTCTCCCTGAGGAAATGAGGAATTTCAACGCAGTGGCCTTTTGGGGATCAGAGGCTGTGTTCAGTTTCATACACGGCTGGAAGATTTTTAAGGACAAGTATAAGATAGCCATAGACGTTAGGGTAAGTGAGACGTTAAAGAGGAGCGAAAAGGGGTACATAATAAGGCCTGGTAGCGACGCTCACTTGGCTATCGCTATAATGAAGATATTAATCGAACAGGGATACGCTAAGCCCGACATCATAGACTTAGATAAGTTAAAATCTAGACTAAATCAATTTAAAATGGAAGACCTCCTCAAGGCTACTAACTTAACAGAGGATCAAGTAAGAGAGATCGCTGAATTGTACGCTTACTATGAACCTCTTACGATAATCGGATTCGCCATAGGAAGATCTATGAACGGAGGTCATTCAGCCGGTTTAATATCCATGATACCTGCAGTCTTAGGGATTAAGAGAGGGTTTTTCTATTCTAATTCAGGTGGATGGGGAATAGATTTTCATTATTTGAGGGGGACCAACTTATTCCGTGTTAAGACTATAGGGATGGGAGAGGTCGGATACGAGATCGATAAGTTCAAGCTGTTATTCATTTGGAACGCTAATCCCGTCTTAACTCTACCCGGTGGAGATAGAATTAAGGAGGTTGCTGAAGAGGGTAGGTTAACAGTCATAACACACGATCCTTTCTGGTCAGAGACCGCTAAGTCCTCCAATGTAGTCATTCCTGCCCCTACTTTCCTGGAAAAAGAAGACGTTGTGTACAGTTACTGGCACCCATATCTGATCTACAATAAGCCGATCAGACCTAAACGTGGTATCACTGAGGTAGAACTCATGAAGAGGCTATCAAAGGAACTTGGGCTAACTCATAGTCTACTTGAAGAGGACCCATGGGAAGCAGTAGATAGGGCAATTAGATCCACAGGCGTCTCAGTGAACGAGCTTAAGGCGAAGGGAATAGTAAAGATGAATAAGGTAGCCAACGTGGATAGAGTTGAAGTGGATCCCTTTCCGTCTCCTCCAGAG is part of the Metallosphaera cuprina Ar-4 genome and harbors:
- a CDS encoding DUF3834 domain-containing protein — translated: MLKVLAAPGPVSYPMIAATMRNHDILIDFGKEGKADVILDSTVSLVRRGLRLDYITIKGLMVVSPDIGNRMGVWRKGSAADVLTRALLDKKGLKSQLVYSDDMGKLKEMLQNGEVDSIVVASVISKGKTFEELLGIPGSCGVHVNGDREGFISAYQEGIDIMKQDPQGSAEYVMKRLPVQVNPKMISDLPKVVTLLIERTSDYSDFEQLVKRYI
- the wrbA gene encoding NAD(P)H:quinone oxidoreductase, with amino-acid sequence MSCPKILVLFYGYGTIVDLASYIAEGAKAEGAEVKLARVPELFPKEVVEKFNVDWNKIQRIPEVSMNDLEWADGLVIGSPTRYGNMTGQMKFFLDQTRDIWLKGGLYGKPVGFFTEASTIHGGHETTILAMSTYAYHHGMIIVPLGYGIKEIATTSSGGSPYGPSHLGSLKELDESEKNIAKFMGKRVTEVAKKLRC
- a CDS encoding MFS transporter, with the protein product MVSLSWRNVIVSGMGVLTDGYNLYSISLASFLIASSIKFTSDQLGLLVAGSYFGAALSALIFGISADRIGRKRIYGLDVTLMALGAGLQAFSQSYVELFLARLILGIGIGADYVLSPVIVAENSEGKSRGKMMVITFAVMWGLGAVLAAFVEQVGLLVGLPSALLWRIVLGFGAVPAISVVFLRRRIYETMMFVSRVKPEHEDVKKIERELGKPILTSKDSTPFLRRLTSSAILIVAASVLWLLYDMYSSTFAIFGPITIASNLGLTPIDFTYVAQFLAGIPGQLICIFLIDKIGRKPLIAIGYAGVAIWLFAYSLLLSHPALFGLRGSELSTSQLVGEAALLGFSFYMLNYFFSAIGPASIIGSAMVTPEIVPTKVRATSQAISVSVDRLATALNVTAFPLLLSHLGLSIMVGFYAGIALISTVIALLVIPESKGRDLERVVKESDLQKGL
- the sepP gene encoding undecaprenyl-diphosphatase SepP yields the protein MKYYWFLLIAFLIIAISVKLVSEPGMPLNILLFKVINYHQVSSLNPIMVFLTKYGREYVWIPLTAALLIFRKTRRIAITLAASFILAIIVGEIAKYAVAQGRPFLYVHPDYLLVPPPTDYSFPSGHALIVSDGALVLMKMAPRWLWIIMLIEAVLVSYSRVYVGVHWPYDVIGGWLLGGWTAFFTLDVERRGTLAFVEKLLKA
- a CDS encoding molybdopterin-dependent oxidoreductase, with the protein product MIACTRDCYDTCIFDEQYKPFSFDPTMGFTCSRGRTDLMRNDINRVDSAYIDGKEVPIDQAITFVSKRIKETNPDQILHVEYDGNQGLLTWYYPARLWNVIGATSTDYSICSLEGHEGIKAHYKTSMGALPEEMRNFNAVAFWGSEAVFSFIHGWKIFKDKYKIAIDVRVSETLKRSEKGYIIRPGSDAHLAIAIMKILIEQGYAKPDIIDLDKLKSRLNQFKMEDLLKATNLTEDQVREIAELYAYYEPLTIIGFAIGRSMNGGHSAGLISMIPAVLGIKRGFFYSNSGGWGIDFHYLRGTNLFRVKTIGMGEVGYEIDKFKLLFIWNANPVLTLPGGDRIKEVAEEGRLTVITHDPFWSETAKSSNVVIPAPTFLEKEDVVYSYWHPYLIYNKPIRPKRGITEVELMKRLSKELGLTHSLLEEDPWEAVDRAIRSTGVSVNELKAKGIVKMNKVANVDRVEVDPFPSPPELQVASGPVIVFSSHPNYTNSQFSEIYGRREGVVYSGKYEGKGYLEGRGGKMLVKFVKADLPDDVLFVYKSDLMINGRSINSVLRPPRNRFGGPRLNDEVKVTILS